In Gadus morhua chromosome 2, gadMor3.0, whole genome shotgun sequence, a single window of DNA contains:
- the elavl3 gene encoding ELAV-like protein 3 isoform X2 codes for MVTIISTMETQVSNGPSGTSLPNGPVISTNGATDDSKTNLIVNYLPQNMTQEEFKSLFGSIGEIESCKLVRDKITGADHLSISTTHGQSLGYGFVNYVDPNDADKAINTLNGLKLQTKTIKVSYARPSSASIRDANLYVSGLPKTMSQKDMEQLFSQYGRIITSRILVDQVTAGISRGVGFIRFDKRNEAEEAIKGLNGQKPLGAAEPITVKFANNPSQKTGQALLTQLYQTAARRYTGPLHHQTQRFSIIPPFGKGPDPNNSTKPILDNLLNASYGVKSSPSLLPRFSPITIDSMTSLAGVNLTGPTGAGWCIFVYNLSPEADESVLWQLFGPFGAVTNVKVIRDFTTNKCKGFGFVTMTNYDEAAMAIASLNGYRLGDRVLQVSFKTSKQHKA; via the exons ATAATCAGCACCATGGAAACCCAGGTGTCCAACGGTCCGAGCGGAACTAGCCTACCCAATGGTCCAGTCATCAGCACCAACGGTGCTACAGATGACAGCAAAACCAACCTGATTGTCAACTATCTGCCCCAGAACATGACCCAGGAGGAGTTCAAGAGTCTGTTTGGCAGCATCGGTGAAATCGAGTCCTGCAAACTAGTCAGAGACAAGATAACAGGTGCCGATCACTTGAGCATTTCAACAACTCATG GACAGAGTTTGGGCTACGGATTTGTCAACTACGTGGACCCCAACGATGCGGACAAGGCCATAAACACATTAAATGGTCTCAAACTGCAGACCAAAACAATAAAG GTTTCATATGCCCGGCCGAGCTCGGCTTCCATCCGTGACGCCAACCTCTATGTCAGTGGCCTCCCAAAGACCATGAGCCAGAAGGACATGGAACAGCTCTTCTCCCAGTATGGACGCATCATCACATCCCGCATTCTCGTGGACCAAGTCACAG CAGGCATATCGCGGGGAGTAGGTTTCATCCGGTTCGACAAACGGAACGAGGCGGAGGAGGCCATCAAGGGGCTGAACGGGCAGAAACCCCTGGGTGCGGCGGAGCCCATCACCGTCAAGTTCGCCAACAACCCTAGTCAGAAGACGGGCCAGGCCCTGCTGACCCAGCTGTACCAGACGGCCGCACGCCGTTACACGggtcccctccaccaccagacCCAGCGATTCAG CATCATCCCTCCATTTGGAAAGGGACCAGATCCAAATAACAGCACAAAACCAAT ACTCGACAATTTACTAAACGCCAGCTACGGAGTCAAGAG ttctccttctctccttcccagATTCTCCCCCATCACCATTGACAGCATGACCAGCCTGGCGGGGGTCAACCTCACAGGGCCCACCGGCGCCGGCTGGTGCATCTTCGTGTACAACCTGTCCCCAGAGGCGGACGAGAGCGTGCTGTGGCAGCTCTTTGGGCCCTTCGGTGCCGTCACTAACGTCAAGGTCATCCGTGACTTTACCACCAACAAGTGTAAGGGCTTCGGCTTTGTCACTATGACCAATTACGACGAGGCAGCCATGGCCATCGCTAGCTTGAACGGCTACCGCCTGGGCGACCGCGTGCTGCAGGTGTCTTTCAAGACCAGCAAGCAGCACAAGGCCTGA
- the elavl3 gene encoding ELAV-like protein 3 isoform X7 — MVTIISTMETQVSNGPSGTSLPNGPVISTNGATDDSKTNLIVNYLPQNMTQEEFKSLFGSIGEIESCKLVRDKITGQSLGYGFVNYVDPNDADKAINTLNGLKLQTKTIKVSYARPSSASIRDANLYVSGLPKTMSQKDMEQLFSQYGRIITSRILVDQVTAGISRGVGFIRFDKRNEAEEAIKGLNGQKPLGAAEPITVKFANNPSQKTGQALLTQLYQTAARRYTGPLHHQTQRFSIIPPFGKGPDPNNSTKPILDNLLNASYGVKRFSPITIDSMTSLAGVNLTGPTGAGWCIFVYNLSPEADESVLWQLFGPFGAVTNVKVIRDFTTNKCKGFGFVTMTNYDEAAMAIASLNGYRLGDRVLQVSFKTSKQHKA, encoded by the exons ATAATCAGCACCATGGAAACCCAGGTGTCCAACGGTCCGAGCGGAACTAGCCTACCCAATGGTCCAGTCATCAGCACCAACGGTGCTACAGATGACAGCAAAACCAACCTGATTGTCAACTATCTGCCCCAGAACATGACCCAGGAGGAGTTCAAGAGTCTGTTTGGCAGCATCGGTGAAATCGAGTCCTGCAAACTAGTCAGAGACAAGATAACAG GACAGAGTTTGGGCTACGGATTTGTCAACTACGTGGACCCCAACGATGCGGACAAGGCCATAAACACATTAAATGGTCTCAAACTGCAGACCAAAACAATAAAG GTTTCATATGCCCGGCCGAGCTCGGCTTCCATCCGTGACGCCAACCTCTATGTCAGTGGCCTCCCAAAGACCATGAGCCAGAAGGACATGGAACAGCTCTTCTCCCAGTATGGACGCATCATCACATCCCGCATTCTCGTGGACCAAGTCACAG CAGGCATATCGCGGGGAGTAGGTTTCATCCGGTTCGACAAACGGAACGAGGCGGAGGAGGCCATCAAGGGGCTGAACGGGCAGAAACCCCTGGGTGCGGCGGAGCCCATCACCGTCAAGTTCGCCAACAACCCTAGTCAGAAGACGGGCCAGGCCCTGCTGACCCAGCTGTACCAGACGGCCGCACGCCGTTACACGggtcccctccaccaccagacCCAGCGATTCAG CATCATCCCTCCATTTGGAAAGGGACCAGATCCAAATAACAGCACAAAACCAAT ACTCGACAATTTACTAAACGCCAGCTACGGAGTCAAGAG ATTCTCCCCCATCACCATTGACAGCATGACCAGCCTGGCGGGGGTCAACCTCACAGGGCCCACCGGCGCCGGCTGGTGCATCTTCGTGTACAACCTGTCCCCAGAGGCGGACGAGAGCGTGCTGTGGCAGCTCTTTGGGCCCTTCGGTGCCGTCACTAACGTCAAGGTCATCCGTGACTTTACCACCAACAAGTGTAAGGGCTTCGGCTTTGTCACTATGACCAATTACGACGAGGCAGCCATGGCCATCGCTAGCTTGAACGGCTACCGCCTGGGCGACCGCGTGCTGCAGGTGTCTTTCAAGACCAGCAAGCAGCACAAGGCCTGA
- the elavl3 gene encoding ELAV-like protein 3 isoform X6, with protein sequence MVTQIISTMETQVSNGPSGTSLPNGPVISTNGATDDSKTNLIVNYLPQNMTQEEFKSLFGSIGEIESCKLVRDKITGADHLSISTTHGQSLGYGFVNYVDPNDADKAINTLNGLKLQTKTIKVSYARPSSASIRDANLYVSGLPKTMSQKDMEQLFSQYGRIITSRILVDQVTAGISRGVGFIRFDKRNEAEEAIKGLNGQKPLGAAEPITVKFANNPSQKTGQALLTQLYQTAARRYTGPLHHQTQRFSSPSLLPRFSPITIDSMTSLAGVNLTGPTGAGWCIFVYNLSPEADESVLWQLFGPFGAVTNVKVIRDFTTNKCKGFGFVTMTNYDEAAMAIASLNGYRLGDRVLQVSFKTSKQHKA encoded by the exons CAGATAATCAGCACCATGGAAACCCAGGTGTCCAACGGTCCGAGCGGAACTAGCCTACCCAATGGTCCAGTCATCAGCACCAACGGTGCTACAGATGACAGCAAAACCAACCTGATTGTCAACTATCTGCCCCAGAACATGACCCAGGAGGAGTTCAAGAGTCTGTTTGGCAGCATCGGTGAAATCGAGTCCTGCAAACTAGTCAGAGACAAGATAACAGGTGCCGATCACTTGAGCATTTCAACAACTCATG GACAGAGTTTGGGCTACGGATTTGTCAACTACGTGGACCCCAACGATGCGGACAAGGCCATAAACACATTAAATGGTCTCAAACTGCAGACCAAAACAATAAAG GTTTCATATGCCCGGCCGAGCTCGGCTTCCATCCGTGACGCCAACCTCTATGTCAGTGGCCTCCCAAAGACCATGAGCCAGAAGGACATGGAACAGCTCTTCTCCCAGTATGGACGCATCATCACATCCCGCATTCTCGTGGACCAAGTCACAG CAGGCATATCGCGGGGAGTAGGTTTCATCCGGTTCGACAAACGGAACGAGGCGGAGGAGGCCATCAAGGGGCTGAACGGGCAGAAACCCCTGGGTGCGGCGGAGCCCATCACCGTCAAGTTCGCCAACAACCCTAGTCAGAAGACGGGCCAGGCCCTGCTGACCCAGCTGTACCAGACGGCCGCACGCCGTTACACGggtcccctccaccaccagacCCAGCGATTCAG ttctccttctctccttcccagATTCTCCCCCATCACCATTGACAGCATGACCAGCCTGGCGGGGGTCAACCTCACAGGGCCCACCGGCGCCGGCTGGTGCATCTTCGTGTACAACCTGTCCCCAGAGGCGGACGAGAGCGTGCTGTGGCAGCTCTTTGGGCCCTTCGGTGCCGTCACTAACGTCAAGGTCATCCGTGACTTTACCACCAACAAGTGTAAGGGCTTCGGCTTTGTCACTATGACCAATTACGACGAGGCAGCCATGGCCATCGCTAGCTTGAACGGCTACCGCCTGGGCGACCGCGTGCTGCAGGTGTCTTTCAAGACCAGCAAGCAGCACAAGGCCTGA
- the prkcsh gene encoding glucosidase 2 subunit beta, giving the protein MRNPVTKQEKSIAMASSYLLVMFLGAVTAVEVLRPRGVPLSKRQFYEENRPFTCLDGSGTIAFDRVNDDYCDCKDGSDEPGTAACPNGSFHCTNAGFRPGFIPSSRINDGICDCCDTTDEYNSGATCQNTCRELGRKEKESLQMLAEVAKEGFLLKQQLIHEAKRGLDEKQSKVTELQLSKRASEDAVEALRLVKEAAEKPEKEAKDRHLKAWEEQQAVIRAEKDNTKMAEAFLRLDVDADGLVSAVELQAHTELDPDADGMFTEEEAQGVLGGVETVDTAAFETIWSSIKEKYLSEPQTDVPAPVDPPTPEETTEPASDHDSEQYPDEEVPEEYEDEDPDDEDDEDQDEEDDKIPPTAPPTETTEEDEQALPPYEEGTQSLIDVAQKARDEFDEAERALRAVDDQIKGLEKEISLDFGPSFEFAYLYGQCYDLTTSEYIYRLCPFNRVSQKPKFGGSETNLGSWGSWSGSEENVYSQKKYDHGTGCWQGPNRSTTVKLTCGKETVVMSVSEPSRCEYLMEFTTPAVCQEPPSLDANHDHTEL; this is encoded by the exons ATGCGCAATCCAGTGACGAAACAAGAAAAG AGCATCGCCATGGCCTCCTCGTACCTGCTTGTTATGTTTCTGGGGGCGGTCACAGCGGTGGAGGTGCTGCGGCCCCGCGGAGTTCCTCTGTCAA AGAGACAGTTCTATGAAGAGAATCGACCATTCACTTGTTTAGACGGCTCGGGGACCATAGCGTTTGATAGAGTCAATGATGATTACTGTGACTGCAAGGATGGCTCTGATGAACCGG GCACTGCTGCTTGTCCCAATGGCAGTTTCCACTGCACAAACGCAGGCTTCCGCCCAGGTTTCATTCCATCCTCACGAATCAATGACGGCATCTGTG ATTGCTGCGACACAACAGATGAGTATAACAGCGGTGCTACTTGTCAAAACACCTGCAG GGAACTCGGACGTAAGGAGAAGGAAAGCCTGCAGATGCTGGCCGAGGTGGCCAAGGAGGGCTTCCTGCTCAAACAGCAGCTCATACACGAGGCCAAGAGGGGCCTGGATGAGAAGCAG AGCAAAGTAACTGAACTTCAGCTCAGCAAGAGGGCATCAGAAGACGCGGTGGAGGCCCTGAGGCTTGTGAAGGAGGCTGCAGAAAAACCTGAAAAAGAAGCCAAAGATCGCCATCTAAAGGCCTGGGAAG AACAACAAGCCGTTATCCGTGCGGAGAAGGACAACACAAAAATGGCAGAGGCATTTCTTAGACTTGATGTTGATGCCGATGGCCT TGTTTCAGCGGTGGAGCTTCAGGCCCACACAGAGCTAGATCCCGATGCAGACGGGATGTTCACCGAAGAGGAGGCCCAG GGGGTGTTGGGAGGAGTGGAAACCGTGGACACTGCAGCGTTTGAAACCATTTGGAGCAGCATCAAAGAAAAATATCTCTCTGAG CCCCAGACGGACGTTCCCGCGCCTGTGGACCCCCCGACCCCCGAGGAGACGACGGAGCCGGCCTCCGACCACGACTCGGAGCAGTACCCCGACGAGGAGGTCCCTGAGGAGTACGAGGACGAGGACCCAGACGACGAAGATGATGAGGACCAGGACGAAGAAGACGATAAA ATCCCACCCACGGCGCCGCCCACTGAAACCACAGAGGAGGACGAGCAGGCGTTGCCACCGTATGAGGAAGGCACCCAGAGCCTCATCGACG TTGCCCAGAAAGCCAGGGATGAATTTGATGAGGCGGAAAGAGCTCTTCGTGCAGTGGATGATCAAATCAA GGGCCTTGAGAAGGAGATCTCCCTTGATTTCGGACCTAGTTTTGAATTTGCCTACCTCTATGGCCAATGTTACGACCTTACTACGAGCGA GTACATCTACAGATTATGTCCATTCAACCGAGTATCCCAGAAACCCAAGTTTGGGGGATCTGAAACCAACCTTGG GTCCTGGGGATCCTGGTCTGGTTCAGAGGAAAACGTCTACTCCCAGAAGAAGTATGACCACGGCACTGGGTGCTGGCAGGGCCCCAACAGATCCACAACC GTGAAGCTTACTTGCGGAAAGGAAACGGTGGTGATGTCCGTCTCCGAGCCCAGCCGCTGCGAGTACCTCATGGAGTTCACCACCCCCGCAGTGTGCCAGGAGCCGCCAAGCCTGGACGCAAACCACGACCACACAGAACTTTAG
- the elavl3 gene encoding ELAV-like protein 3 isoform X4, which produces MVTQIISTMETQVSNGPSGTSLPNGPVISTNGATDDSKTNLIVNYLPQNMTQEEFKSLFGSIGEIESCKLVRDKITGQSLGYGFVNYVDPNDADKAINTLNGLKLQTKTIKVSYARPSSASIRDANLYVSGLPKTMSQKDMEQLFSQYGRIITSRILVDQVTAGISRGVGFIRFDKRNEAEEAIKGLNGQKPLGAAEPITVKFANNPSQKTGQALLTQLYQTAARRYTGPLHHQTQRFSIIPPFGKGPDPNNSTKPILDNLLNASYGVKSSPSLLPRFSPITIDSMTSLAGVNLTGPTGAGWCIFVYNLSPEADESVLWQLFGPFGAVTNVKVIRDFTTNKCKGFGFVTMTNYDEAAMAIASLNGYRLGDRVLQVSFKTSKQHKA; this is translated from the exons CAGATAATCAGCACCATGGAAACCCAGGTGTCCAACGGTCCGAGCGGAACTAGCCTACCCAATGGTCCAGTCATCAGCACCAACGGTGCTACAGATGACAGCAAAACCAACCTGATTGTCAACTATCTGCCCCAGAACATGACCCAGGAGGAGTTCAAGAGTCTGTTTGGCAGCATCGGTGAAATCGAGTCCTGCAAACTAGTCAGAGACAAGATAACAG GACAGAGTTTGGGCTACGGATTTGTCAACTACGTGGACCCCAACGATGCGGACAAGGCCATAAACACATTAAATGGTCTCAAACTGCAGACCAAAACAATAAAG GTTTCATATGCCCGGCCGAGCTCGGCTTCCATCCGTGACGCCAACCTCTATGTCAGTGGCCTCCCAAAGACCATGAGCCAGAAGGACATGGAACAGCTCTTCTCCCAGTATGGACGCATCATCACATCCCGCATTCTCGTGGACCAAGTCACAG CAGGCATATCGCGGGGAGTAGGTTTCATCCGGTTCGACAAACGGAACGAGGCGGAGGAGGCCATCAAGGGGCTGAACGGGCAGAAACCCCTGGGTGCGGCGGAGCCCATCACCGTCAAGTTCGCCAACAACCCTAGTCAGAAGACGGGCCAGGCCCTGCTGACCCAGCTGTACCAGACGGCCGCACGCCGTTACACGggtcccctccaccaccagacCCAGCGATTCAG CATCATCCCTCCATTTGGAAAGGGACCAGATCCAAATAACAGCACAAAACCAAT ACTCGACAATTTACTAAACGCCAGCTACGGAGTCAAGAG ttctccttctctccttcccagATTCTCCCCCATCACCATTGACAGCATGACCAGCCTGGCGGGGGTCAACCTCACAGGGCCCACCGGCGCCGGCTGGTGCATCTTCGTGTACAACCTGTCCCCAGAGGCGGACGAGAGCGTGCTGTGGCAGCTCTTTGGGCCCTTCGGTGCCGTCACTAACGTCAAGGTCATCCGTGACTTTACCACCAACAAGTGTAAGGGCTTCGGCTTTGTCACTATGACCAATTACGACGAGGCAGCCATGGCCATCGCTAGCTTGAACGGCTACCGCCTGGGCGACCGCGTGCTGCAGGTGTCTTTCAAGACCAGCAAGCAGCACAAGGCCTGA
- the elavl3 gene encoding ELAV-like protein 3 isoform X1 produces the protein MVTQIISTMETQVSNGPSGTSLPNGPVISTNGATDDSKTNLIVNYLPQNMTQEEFKSLFGSIGEIESCKLVRDKITGADHLSISTTHGQSLGYGFVNYVDPNDADKAINTLNGLKLQTKTIKVSYARPSSASIRDANLYVSGLPKTMSQKDMEQLFSQYGRIITSRILVDQVTAGISRGVGFIRFDKRNEAEEAIKGLNGQKPLGAAEPITVKFANNPSQKTGQALLTQLYQTAARRYTGPLHHQTQRFSIIPPFGKGPDPNNSTKPILDNLLNASYGVKSSPSLLPRFSPITIDSMTSLAGVNLTGPTGAGWCIFVYNLSPEADESVLWQLFGPFGAVTNVKVIRDFTTNKCKGFGFVTMTNYDEAAMAIASLNGYRLGDRVLQVSFKTSKQHKA, from the exons CAGATAATCAGCACCATGGAAACCCAGGTGTCCAACGGTCCGAGCGGAACTAGCCTACCCAATGGTCCAGTCATCAGCACCAACGGTGCTACAGATGACAGCAAAACCAACCTGATTGTCAACTATCTGCCCCAGAACATGACCCAGGAGGAGTTCAAGAGTCTGTTTGGCAGCATCGGTGAAATCGAGTCCTGCAAACTAGTCAGAGACAAGATAACAGGTGCCGATCACTTGAGCATTTCAACAACTCATG GACAGAGTTTGGGCTACGGATTTGTCAACTACGTGGACCCCAACGATGCGGACAAGGCCATAAACACATTAAATGGTCTCAAACTGCAGACCAAAACAATAAAG GTTTCATATGCCCGGCCGAGCTCGGCTTCCATCCGTGACGCCAACCTCTATGTCAGTGGCCTCCCAAAGACCATGAGCCAGAAGGACATGGAACAGCTCTTCTCCCAGTATGGACGCATCATCACATCCCGCATTCTCGTGGACCAAGTCACAG CAGGCATATCGCGGGGAGTAGGTTTCATCCGGTTCGACAAACGGAACGAGGCGGAGGAGGCCATCAAGGGGCTGAACGGGCAGAAACCCCTGGGTGCGGCGGAGCCCATCACCGTCAAGTTCGCCAACAACCCTAGTCAGAAGACGGGCCAGGCCCTGCTGACCCAGCTGTACCAGACGGCCGCACGCCGTTACACGggtcccctccaccaccagacCCAGCGATTCAG CATCATCCCTCCATTTGGAAAGGGACCAGATCCAAATAACAGCACAAAACCAAT ACTCGACAATTTACTAAACGCCAGCTACGGAGTCAAGAG ttctccttctctccttcccagATTCTCCCCCATCACCATTGACAGCATGACCAGCCTGGCGGGGGTCAACCTCACAGGGCCCACCGGCGCCGGCTGGTGCATCTTCGTGTACAACCTGTCCCCAGAGGCGGACGAGAGCGTGCTGTGGCAGCTCTTTGGGCCCTTCGGTGCCGTCACTAACGTCAAGGTCATCCGTGACTTTACCACCAACAAGTGTAAGGGCTTCGGCTTTGTCACTATGACCAATTACGACGAGGCAGCCATGGCCATCGCTAGCTTGAACGGCTACCGCCTGGGCGACCGCGTGCTGCAGGTGTCTTTCAAGACCAGCAAGCAGCACAAGGCCTGA
- the elavl3 gene encoding ELAV-like protein 3 isoform X5 — MVTIISTMETQVSNGPSGTSLPNGPVISTNGATDDSKTNLIVNYLPQNMTQEEFKSLFGSIGEIESCKLVRDKITGQSLGYGFVNYVDPNDADKAINTLNGLKLQTKTIKVSYARPSSASIRDANLYVSGLPKTMSQKDMEQLFSQYGRIITSRILVDQVTAGISRGVGFIRFDKRNEAEEAIKGLNGQKPLGAAEPITVKFANNPSQKTGQALLTQLYQTAARRYTGPLHHQTQRFSIIPPFGKGPDPNNSTKPILDNLLNASYGVKSSPSLLPRFSPITIDSMTSLAGVNLTGPTGAGWCIFVYNLSPEADESVLWQLFGPFGAVTNVKVIRDFTTNKCKGFGFVTMTNYDEAAMAIASLNGYRLGDRVLQVSFKTSKQHKA, encoded by the exons ATAATCAGCACCATGGAAACCCAGGTGTCCAACGGTCCGAGCGGAACTAGCCTACCCAATGGTCCAGTCATCAGCACCAACGGTGCTACAGATGACAGCAAAACCAACCTGATTGTCAACTATCTGCCCCAGAACATGACCCAGGAGGAGTTCAAGAGTCTGTTTGGCAGCATCGGTGAAATCGAGTCCTGCAAACTAGTCAGAGACAAGATAACAG GACAGAGTTTGGGCTACGGATTTGTCAACTACGTGGACCCCAACGATGCGGACAAGGCCATAAACACATTAAATGGTCTCAAACTGCAGACCAAAACAATAAAG GTTTCATATGCCCGGCCGAGCTCGGCTTCCATCCGTGACGCCAACCTCTATGTCAGTGGCCTCCCAAAGACCATGAGCCAGAAGGACATGGAACAGCTCTTCTCCCAGTATGGACGCATCATCACATCCCGCATTCTCGTGGACCAAGTCACAG CAGGCATATCGCGGGGAGTAGGTTTCATCCGGTTCGACAAACGGAACGAGGCGGAGGAGGCCATCAAGGGGCTGAACGGGCAGAAACCCCTGGGTGCGGCGGAGCCCATCACCGTCAAGTTCGCCAACAACCCTAGTCAGAAGACGGGCCAGGCCCTGCTGACCCAGCTGTACCAGACGGCCGCACGCCGTTACACGggtcccctccaccaccagacCCAGCGATTCAG CATCATCCCTCCATTTGGAAAGGGACCAGATCCAAATAACAGCACAAAACCAAT ACTCGACAATTTACTAAACGCCAGCTACGGAGTCAAGAG ttctccttctctccttcccagATTCTCCCCCATCACCATTGACAGCATGACCAGCCTGGCGGGGGTCAACCTCACAGGGCCCACCGGCGCCGGCTGGTGCATCTTCGTGTACAACCTGTCCCCAGAGGCGGACGAGAGCGTGCTGTGGCAGCTCTTTGGGCCCTTCGGTGCCGTCACTAACGTCAAGGTCATCCGTGACTTTACCACCAACAAGTGTAAGGGCTTCGGCTTTGTCACTATGACCAATTACGACGAGGCAGCCATGGCCATCGCTAGCTTGAACGGCTACCGCCTGGGCGACCGCGTGCTGCAGGTGTCTTTCAAGACCAGCAAGCAGCACAAGGCCTGA
- the elavl3 gene encoding ELAV-like protein 3 isoform X3, which translates to MVTQIISTMETQVSNGPSGTSLPNGPVISTNGATDDSKTNLIVNYLPQNMTQEEFKSLFGSIGEIESCKLVRDKITGADHLSISTTHGQSLGYGFVNYVDPNDADKAINTLNGLKLQTKTIKVSYARPSSASIRDANLYVSGLPKTMSQKDMEQLFSQYGRIITSRILVDQVTAGISRGVGFIRFDKRNEAEEAIKGLNGQKPLGAAEPITVKFANNPSQKTGQALLTQLYQTAARRYTGPLHHQTQRFSIIPPFGKGPDPNNSTKPILDNLLNASYGVKRFSPITIDSMTSLAGVNLTGPTGAGWCIFVYNLSPEADESVLWQLFGPFGAVTNVKVIRDFTTNKCKGFGFVTMTNYDEAAMAIASLNGYRLGDRVLQVSFKTSKQHKA; encoded by the exons CAGATAATCAGCACCATGGAAACCCAGGTGTCCAACGGTCCGAGCGGAACTAGCCTACCCAATGGTCCAGTCATCAGCACCAACGGTGCTACAGATGACAGCAAAACCAACCTGATTGTCAACTATCTGCCCCAGAACATGACCCAGGAGGAGTTCAAGAGTCTGTTTGGCAGCATCGGTGAAATCGAGTCCTGCAAACTAGTCAGAGACAAGATAACAGGTGCCGATCACTTGAGCATTTCAACAACTCATG GACAGAGTTTGGGCTACGGATTTGTCAACTACGTGGACCCCAACGATGCGGACAAGGCCATAAACACATTAAATGGTCTCAAACTGCAGACCAAAACAATAAAG GTTTCATATGCCCGGCCGAGCTCGGCTTCCATCCGTGACGCCAACCTCTATGTCAGTGGCCTCCCAAAGACCATGAGCCAGAAGGACATGGAACAGCTCTTCTCCCAGTATGGACGCATCATCACATCCCGCATTCTCGTGGACCAAGTCACAG CAGGCATATCGCGGGGAGTAGGTTTCATCCGGTTCGACAAACGGAACGAGGCGGAGGAGGCCATCAAGGGGCTGAACGGGCAGAAACCCCTGGGTGCGGCGGAGCCCATCACCGTCAAGTTCGCCAACAACCCTAGTCAGAAGACGGGCCAGGCCCTGCTGACCCAGCTGTACCAGACGGCCGCACGCCGTTACACGggtcccctccaccaccagacCCAGCGATTCAG CATCATCCCTCCATTTGGAAAGGGACCAGATCCAAATAACAGCACAAAACCAAT ACTCGACAATTTACTAAACGCCAGCTACGGAGTCAAGAG ATTCTCCCCCATCACCATTGACAGCATGACCAGCCTGGCGGGGGTCAACCTCACAGGGCCCACCGGCGCCGGCTGGTGCATCTTCGTGTACAACCTGTCCCCAGAGGCGGACGAGAGCGTGCTGTGGCAGCTCTTTGGGCCCTTCGGTGCCGTCACTAACGTCAAGGTCATCCGTGACTTTACCACCAACAAGTGTAAGGGCTTCGGCTTTGTCACTATGACCAATTACGACGAGGCAGCCATGGCCATCGCTAGCTTGAACGGCTACCGCCTGGGCGACCGCGTGCTGCAGGTGTCTTTCAAGACCAGCAAGCAGCACAAGGCCTGA